The Brassica napus cultivar Da-Ae chromosome C7, Da-Ae, whole genome shotgun sequence genome has a segment encoding these proteins:
- the LOC125590376 gene encoding protein FAR1-RELATED SEQUENCE 3-like — MCRNVLHVEIINEEVKLSEEDDETDGYVGISDREAIEAGDEDGTENDETDVYVGISDKETTEAGDEDGNGGVLTFHEDIEMHDGVNQRRDDGMDLVIGQEFITKEAEKVLIQTASYQKSFEFDIIKSDTKRFVVKCRGAKDGCEWFVRVAMLKNSDIWTVRSYIKQHTCSVVTRTLPDREAGDEDGTENDATCRVLTFHGDIEMHEMHENFTERDEHVLEDTEVRPRVVYQPRDDGTGLVLGQEFRTKEEAKVHIQTASHQKCFEFDITKSDTTRFVVKCRGAKDGYKWFVRVAKLKNTDLWTVRSYIKQHTCSVVTTRTLHDRRKCTSQIVASVLAQDYPGTFDTPVPKVLIDLVHRRVGVDVSYTSAWRGKREAANEVRGSSEESFTLLYCYMHMLGQTNIGTRTRVVVDEANKFKYLFFALGASIEGFSAMRKVLIVDGTHLKNVYGGVLLVATAQDPDHHHYPIAFGVADGENDESWIWFMEQLKSVISDVPGLVFFSDRNKSLIKSVRLVFPEAEHGYWHLFQNVKTHVHNNKDTCAFKFRECAHAYTEAEFKYLYHAFRRKYPSAAAYLDKSVEEKKWARCYFRGDRYNVDTTNSVESFNGVIKEVRKSTLLPMFDVIIAKMSEWFNNHRKETAEIPYTLKLVPILETEMSKRCVDAGFLTIDELNSFHLEYNVHGTDGKVYTVDMARNTCSCEQFDKDKYPCVHGVAAATFMSKAAGRELHLSEYCSKYYLVEQ, encoded by the coding sequence ATGTGTAGAAATGTTCTACATGTGGAGATCATCAATGAAGAAGTGAAACTTTCagaagaggatgatgaaacTGACGGCTATGTCGGTATATCTGATAGAGAGGCTATAGAGGCTGGTGATGAAGATGGGACTGAGAATGATGAAACTGATGTCTATGTCGGTATATCTGATAAAGAGACTACAGAGGCTGGTGATGAAGATGGTAATGGTGGTGTGCTCACTTTTCACGAAGACATTGAGATGCATGATGGTGTTAATCAGAGACGGGATGATGGTATGGATTTGGTTATAGGTCAAGAATTTATAACCAAGGAGGCAGAAAAAGTTCTTATTCAAACGGCATCATATCAGAAATCTtttgaatttgatataattAAGTCGGATACTAAGAGATTTGTGGTTAAATGTCGAGGAGCCAAAGATGGGTGCGAGTGGTTTGTGCGAGTTGCAATGTTAAAGAATTCAGATATTTGGACGGTTAGAAGTTACATCAAGCAACATACATGTTCTGTCGTTACAAGAACACTGCCTGATAGAGAGGCTGGTGATGAAGATGGTACTGAGAATGATGCAACTTGTCGTGTGCTCACTTTTCACGGAGACATTGAGATGCATGAGATGCATGAGAATTTCACGGAAAGAGATGAGCATGTGCTTGAAGATACAGAAGTAAGACCACGAGTTGTCTATCAGCCACGGGATGATGGTACAGGTTTGGTTTTAGGTCAAGAATTTAGAACCAAGGAGGAAGCAAAAGTCCATATTCAGACGGCTTCACATCAGAAATGTTTTGAGTTTGATATAACTAAGTCGGATACTACGAGATTTGTGGTTAAATGCCGAGGAGCCAAAGACGGGTACAAGTGGTTTGTGCGAGTTGCAAAGCTAAAGAATACAGATCTTTGGACGGTTAGAAGTTACATCAAGCAGCATACATGTTCTGTTGTTACTACAAGAACACTGCATGATAGAAGGAAATGCACATCACAAATCGTTGCATCTGTTTTGGCTCAAGATTATCCTGGTACATTTGACACACCAGTTCCCAAAGTTCTGATCGATTTGGTTCATCGAAGGGTTGGTGTGGATGTATCATACACCTCAGCATGGAGAGGAAAAAGAGAAGCTGCTAATGAAGTGCGTGGAAGTTCAGAAGAgagttttactttattatactgttatatgcacatgcTGGGGCAGACGAATATTGGCACAAGAACTCGTGTGGTAGTGGATGAGGCCAACAAATTTAAGTATCTGTTTTTTGCCCTGGGAGCTAGCATAGAAGGATTCAGTGCGATGAGGAAAGTCCTCATTGTGGATGGAACACACCTCAAGAATGTTTATGGTGGAGTTCTCCTCGTTGCGACTGCTCAGGATCCTGATCATCACCACTACCCAATTGCGTTTGGTGTAGCAGATGGTGAGAATGATGAAAGCTGGATATGGTTTATGGAACagttgaaatcagtgatatcCGATGTCCCGGGATTGGTATTTTTTTCAGATAGAAACAAAAGCTTGATCAAGTCAGTACGTCTAGTGTTCCCTGAGGCCGAACATGGGTATTGGCATTTGTTTCAGAATGTTAAAACCCACGTCCATAACAACAAAGATACTTGTGCGTTCAAGTTTAGAGAATGCGCACATGCTTATACGGAGGCTGAGTTCAAGTACCTTTATCATGCTTTTCGCCGGAAGTATCCTAGTGCAGCAGCGTATCTTGACAAAAgtgttgaagagaagaagtgggcTAGATGTTACTTCAGAGGAGATAGGTACAATGTTGACACCACCAATTCAGTAGAATCTTTTAATGGTGTTATTAAGGAAGTGAGAAAGTCTACCTTACTACCAATGTTTGATGTTATCATTGCGAAAATGTCTGAATGGTTTAACAACCATAGGAAGGAGACAGCTGAAATACCATACACACTGAAGCTTGTGCCTATTTTGGAAACCGAAATGTCTAAAAGATGTGTTGATGCGGGGTTTCTTACAATTGACGAATTAAACAGCTTCCATCTTGAGTACAATGTGCATGGTACTGACGGCAAGGTTTATACTGTTGATATGGCTAGGAATACTTGCAGTTGTGAACAATTTGATAAAGACAAATACCCTTGTGTGCATGGAGTGGCTGCTGCCACATTCATGTCTAAGGCAGCGGGAAGGGAACTCCATCTATCAGAGTATTGTTCAAAATACTATTTGGTGGAGCAATGA